One Vitis vinifera cultivar Pinot Noir 40024 chromosome 8, ASM3070453v1 genomic window carries:
- the LOC132254206 gene encoding zinc finger protein 8-like, producing MVSAVQEMSSEKVAMNSPPRDSEEKEAMEESGSNQKPRTSAESNDPALDLKLSNDHVQDQGGDRSKIAALPGNINGPKQNSPTASQSSNEVEMDADPPHEGERRNYYCKYCNKMFSNSQALGGHQNAHKRERAAAKKEKGLEEAARAAIEYRLYPFSTISPYNSRYGSFSRPLGVQRQSLIHKPFNSGLHGGIGYGSTGGVGGRSGYSNHNRQFPITNRPTPMVNHKYGIQQPRNMSNYWARGMSVGVGGYQPPPLPQARPFNIGGYQPPPQPRAFNIGGSTANPPPYAWPMGASRPADHRIASADHHPGGGLLQFQRHEAQGGVLATEKQNAPAIDLTLRL from the coding sequence ATGGTGTCTGCTGTGCAGGAAATGAGTTCTGAGAAGGTGGCAATGAACTCTCCACCCAGAGACAGTGAGGAGAAGGAGGCCATGGAGGAGTCTGGGAGCAATCAAAAACCCAGAACAAGTGCAGAGTCGAATGATCCAGCTCTGGATCTGAAACTCTCTAATGATCATGTGCAGGACCAAGGAGGTGATCGTTCAAAGATTGCAGCACTCCCCGGGAATATTAATGGGCCCAAACAAAATTCTCCAACTGCATCTCAGTCATCGAATGAGGTGGAAATGGATGCAGATCCACCCCATGAAGGGGAGAGAAGGAACTACTACTGTAAGTATTGCAATAAGATGTTTTCTAACTCACAGGCGTTGGGTGGGCACCAAAACGCCCACAAACGCGAGCGAGCTGCGGCCAAAAAGGAGAAGGGATTAGAGGAGGCTGCTCGTGCAGCCATAGAATATCGCCTTTATCCTTTTTCCACCATTTCACCCTACAATAGCCGCTATGGCTCTTTCAGCAGGCCCCTTGGGGTTCAAAGACAGTCCTTGATACATAAGCCCTTCAACTCCGGGCTCCATGGTGGAATTGGATATGGCAGTACTGGAGGAGTTGGAGGGCGGTCTGGATACTCCAATCATAATCGCCAGTTCCCTATCACAAACCGACCAACCCCTATGGTGAACCACAAATATGGGATACAGCAGCCTCGGAATATGAGCAATTACTGGGCTAGGGGCATGTCTGTTGGTGTCGGCGGATATCAACCACCACCACTACCACAGGCTAGACCCTTCAACATTGGTGGATATCAGCCACCACCGCAGCCTAGAGCCTTCAATATTGGTGGATCCACTGCAAATCCCCCTCCTTATGCTTGGCCGATGGGTGCTTCAAGGCCTGCTGATCACAGAATTGCCAGCGCTGATCATCACCCAGGCGGTGGCCTTTTACAGTTTCAGAGACACGAGGCGCAAGGTGGTGTTCTAGCGACCGAGAAACAAAATGCCCCGGCGATTGATTTGACCCTTAGGCTCTGA